A single genomic interval of Musa acuminata AAA Group cultivar baxijiao chromosome BXJ3-4, Cavendish_Baxijiao_AAA, whole genome shotgun sequence harbors:
- the LOC103982067 gene encoding RING-H2 finger protein ATL66-like, translated as MAAQEAQPFHWKYDELDDKNYRVHGHNSFLLLHPLMHHPPLPISDIFSVHLHRASGTGEEAQCPICLSNLRDGDKVKVLPSCVDMGFVCACVDAWSRAHTSCPPCRAGWLWLEGKNN; from the exons ATGGCAGCCCAGGAGGCTCAACCCTTCCACTGGAAGTACGACGAGTTGGACGACAAGAACTACCGCGTCCATGGCCACAATAGCTTCCTCCTTCTCCATCCTCTTATGCATCATCCTCCTCTGCCT ATCAGCGATATCTTCTCGGTGCACTTGCACCGAGCGTCAGGGACCGGCGAGGAGGCGCAGTGCCCCATTTGCCTGAGTAACTTGAGAGACGGAGACAAGGTGAAGGTGTTGCCCAGCTGTGTAGACATGGGTTTCGTGTGTGCGTGCGTCGACGCGTGGTCAAGGGCTCACACGAGCTGCCCACCGTGCAGGGCGGGGTGGCTGTGGCTTGAGGGGAAGAACAATTAG
- the LOC135634867 gene encoding putative calcium-binding protein CML19, whose protein sequence is MASPCSNVTDLDSVFHSFDKDGDGKISAAELTACMRNIGEELSLEDAEAFVKLADRDGDGLLDLEDFVKSVEVEGEEERDRDLRAAFKMYEDEGDGCITPGSLKRMLTLLGTSRGIDECRTMICRFDLNGDGVLSFDEFRNMMMMV, encoded by the coding sequence ATGGCGTCCCCTTGCTCAAACGTGACGGACCTCGATTCAGTTTTCCACTCCTTCGATAAAGATGGAGACGGGAAGATCTCAGCCGCGGAGCTAACAGCCTGCATGAGGAACATCGGCGAGGAGCTGTCGCTGGAGGACGCGGAGGCCTTCGTCAAGTTAGCCGATCGCGATGGGGATGGGCTGTTAGATTTGGAGGATTTTGTGAAGTCGGTGGAGGTGGAAGGGGAGGAAGAGAGGGACAGAGATTTGAGAGCAGCGTTTAAGATGTATGAAGATGAAGGGGACGGCTGCATTACACCAGGGAGCCTGAAGAGGATGCTCACCCTGCTGGGCACGTCGAGGGGCATCGACGAGTGCAGGACCATGATTTGCAGGTTCGATCTCAATGGAGATGGAGTGTTGAGCTTTGACGAGTTCAGAAACATGATGATGATGGTATAA